The Fusarium keratoplasticum isolate Fu6.1 chromosome 8, whole genome shotgun sequence genome includes a region encoding these proteins:
- a CDS encoding Calcium-transporting ATPase, giving the protein MTHRTDEIQPCTPTLTAKRSRLGSGDQSSLSDPFVTASSSGGSTSELEHFEVSLRPDPGTENDFMVDNSPFAFSPGQLNKLLNPKSLDAFRALGGLGGIVTGLQTDVASGLSAEETAVGKNVTFEEATGWQTTTETTPTKQSPSTPAKEPTKEPFGDRIRVYNRNVLPAKKATPFWRLLWNAYNDKVLILLTVAAVISLALGLYETFGVEHKPGDPTPVDWVEGVAICIAIIVVSFVSAGNDWQKERAFVKLNAKKEDREVKVTRSGKVVMINVHDVLVGDILHLEPGDLVPVDGVFVDGHDLKCDESSATGESDALKKTGGMAVMQALEAGKSSKGLDPFIISGSKVLEGVGTFLCTSVGVNSSYGKIMMSVRTETEETPLQKKLSKLASSIAYLGSTAAGLLFFVLLFRFVANLPGDNRLATDKASSFMDILIVAVTIIVVAVPEGLPLAVTLALAFATTKMLKENNLVRVLRACETMGNATAICSDKTGTLTTNRMTVVAGTFGNTDFSNTEKHDTPIATWAKKLTSDAKDIIIQSVAINSTAFEGQENGQTVFLGSKTETALLDLAKEHLGLESLAQVRANEEVVQMMPFDSSKKCMGAVIKLRSGGYRLLVKGASEILLAYCTAKADIDTLEEEPLTDEDCQTLNDTIDVYARRSLRTIGLVYKDYPNWPPSSAEVTDNNHVDFASVLSELVFLGVVGIQDPVRPGVPEAVRKAQLAKVTVRMVTGDNATTAKAIAKECGIYTDGLVIEGPDFRRLSEEEMDKILPNLQVLARSSPEDKRILVMRLKHLGETVAVTGDGTNDAPALKAADIGFSMGISGTEVAKEASSIILMDDNFTSIITALKWGRAVNDAVQKFLQFQITVNITAVLLAFVTAVYDPDMESVLKAVQLLWVNLIMDTFAALALATDPPTEEILDRPPQGKDKPLITVTMWKMIIGQAIYQLAITFVLYFAGDKILGYDTSIERQKTELDTVIFNTFVWMQIFNMFNNRRLDNKFNIFQGVQRNQFFVLITLLMIGLQVIIIFKGSRAFQIIPDGLDATQWGVSVITALFCLPWAILIRIFPDEWFAAVAGFVGTPFVFVYRFLLEQWSKVKGVFSRRGKKNGDPEAGVTPAAN; this is encoded by the exons ATGACTCACCGAACAGACGAAATCCAACCTTGCACCCCTACTCTTACCGCAAAGCGTTCACGGTTAGGCTCAGGGGACCAGTCGAGCCTTTCCGACCCATTTGTTACAGCGTCGTCTTCCGGTGGTTCTACGTCGGAACTAGAACACTTTGAAGTTTCGCTACGGCCGGATCCAGGAACCGAAAATGACTTTATGGTCGACAACAGCCCCTTTGCCTTTTCCCCTGGACAACTCAACAAGCTGCTGAACCCAAAGTCGCTGGATGCCTTTCGCGCTTTGGGAGGCTTGGGGGGCATAGTCACTGGCCTGCAGACGGATGTTGCTTCGGGGTTAAGTGCGGAGGAAACGGCAGTGGGGAAGAATGTTACCTTTGAGGAGGCCACCGGGTGGCAAACAACCACAGAAACCACCCCTACGAAGCAATCCCCGTCGACACCCGCAAAAGAGCCCACGAAAGAGCCTTTCGGTGACCGTATACGAGTTTACAATCGCAACGTACTCCCCGCAAAGAAAGCTACGCCGTTTTGGAGGTTATTATGGAACGCATACAACGATAAggttctcatcctcctcacgGTAGCGGCCGTCATCTCTCTTGCGCTGGGACTTTACGAAACATTTGGCGTTGAGCATAAACCTGGTGATCCTACTCCAGTTGATTGGGTTGAGGGTGTGGCCATCTGTATTGCCATCATTGTTGTTTCCTTTGTTAGCGCTGGAAATGATTGGCAAAAGGAGCGAGCCTTTGTCAAGTTgaatgccaagaaggaggataGAGAGGTCAAGGTTACTCGTTCGGGCAAGGTGGTTATGATCAACGTTCACGATGTGCTCGTTGGTGATATACTTCATCTTGAGCCTGGCGACCTTGTGCCGGTTGACGGTGTCTTTGTTGATGGGCATGATCTTAAGTGCGATGAGTCTTCTGCTACCGGAGAATCGGATGCTCTTAAGAAGACTGGAGGTATGGCTGTTATGCAGGCATTGGAGGCGGGAAAGTCCTCAAAGGGTCTTGATCCTTTCATCATCTCTGGTTCCAAGGTTCTCGAAG GTGTCGGCACATTTCTTTGCACCTCGGTCGGCGTCAACAGCAGCTACGGAAAAATCATGATGTCTGTCCGCACCGAAACCGAAGAAACCCCTCTTCAgaagaagctctccaaactcgCCAGCTCCATCGCATACCTCGGAAGTACTGCAGCCggtcttctcttctttgtcctctTGTTCCGTTTCGTTGCCAATCTCCCCGGCGATAACCGTCTCGCGACGGACAAGGCTTCGTCGTTTATGGATATCCTCATCGTTGCTGTCACCATCATTGTTGTCGCTGTGCCGGAGGGTTTGCCTCTTGCTGTTACGCTTGCTCTTGCGTTTGCTACGACAAAGATGTTGAAGGAGAATAACCTCGTGAGAGTTCTTCGGGCGTGTGAGACTATGGGTAATGCGACTGCTATCTGCTCGGACAAGACGGGTACTCTG ACAACTAACCGAATGACGGTTGTCGCTGGCACTTTCGGTAACACCGACTTCTCCAACACTGAGAAGCACGACACCCCAATCGCCACCTGGGCAAAGAAGCTCACGTCTGATGCCAAGGACATCATCATTCAAAGCGTTGCCATCAACTCCACCGCCTTTGAAGGTCAAGAGAATGGCCAGACTGTTTTCCTCGGTTCCAAGACGGAGACTGCCCTTCTCGATCTTGCAAAGGAACATCTCGGTCTTGAGTCGCTGGCCCAAGTTCGTGCCAATGAGGAGGTTGTTCAAATGATGCCTTTCGACTCGAGCAAGAAGTGCATGGGTGCTGTTATCAAACTTCGGTCTGGAGGTTACCGCCTTCTCGTCAAGGGTGCTTCCGAAATTCTTCTTGCCTACTGcacggccaaggccgacatTGACACCCTCGAAGAAGAGCCTCTCACCGATGAAGATTGCCAGACCTTGAACGATACCATTGATGTGTATGCGAGGAGGTCTCTCCGGACAATCGGTCTCGTGTACAAGGACTATCCCAACTGGCCACCTTCATCTGCCGAAGTCACTGACAACAACCACGTCGACTTTGCGTCTGTTCTCAGTGAGCTTgtcttcctcggcgttgTTGGCATTCAAGATCCCGTCCGTCCCGGTGTGCCCGAAGCAGTGCGCAAGGCTCAACTTGCTAAAGTCACCGTCCGCATGGTCACCGGTGACAACGCCACGACTGCTAAGGCCATTGCCAAGGAGTGCGGTATCTACACCGACGGACTGGTAATTGAAGGCCCTGACTTCCGAAGACTCTccgaagaagagatggataAAATCTTGCCGAATCTTCAAGTCCTTGCTCGATCCTCGCCTGAAGACAAGAGAATTCTTGTCATGAGACTCAAGCACCTTGGTGAGACCGTGGCTGTCACTGGAGATGGTACCAATGATGCTCCTGctctcaaggctgctgaTATTGGCTTCTCAATGGGCATTTCTGGTACTGAagttgccaaggaggcttcGTCGATTATTCTTATGGATGACAACTTTACCTCTATCATCACTGCCCTCAAGTGGGGACGAGCTGTCAATGATGCCGTCCAGAAGTTCCTCCAG TTCCAAATTACCGTCAACATCACTGCTGTTCTCTTGGCCTTTGTCACCGCCGTCTATGATCCCGACATGGAATCTGTCCTCAAGGCGGTTCAACTCCTTTGGGTCAACCTCATTATGGATACCTTTGCCGCTCTGGCTCTCGCTACTGACCCTCCCACTGAGGAGATTCTCGATCGCCCCCCTCAGGGCAAGGATAAGCCATTGATCACCGTTACT ATGTGGAAGATGATTATCGGTCAAGCCATCTATCAACTCGCCATCACCTTTGTCCTCTACTTTGCCGGCGACAAAATCCTCGGCTACGACACCTCCATCGAGAGACAAAAGACTGAGCTCGACACCGTCATCTTCAATACCTTTGTCTGGATGCAAATTTTCAACATGTTCAACAACCGCCGCCTCGACAACAAGTTCAACATCTTCCAAGGCGTCCAGCGCAACCAATTCTTTGTCCTCATCACGCTCCTAATGATTGGTCTCcaagtcatcatcatcttcaagggCTCGAGAGCTTTCCAGATTATCCCGGATGGACTTGATGCTACGCAATGGGGTGTTTCCGTCATCACTGCCCTGTTCTGTCTTCCCTGGGCTATTCTCATTCGAATCTTCCCTGATGAATGGTTTGCTGCCGTTGCTGGATTTGTTGGCACGCCTTTCGTGTTTGTCTACAGGTTCTTGCTTGAACAATGgagcaaggtcaagggtGTCTTTTCCAGGAGAGGCAAGAAGAATGGTGATCCTGAGGCTGGTGTCACACCCGCCGCGAACTAG
- a CDS encoding Ethanolamine-phosphate cytidylyltransferase, with product MASTDPTNDELHLEGDPAPELLEGRIWVDGCFDFFHHGHAGAIVQARQLGTELYAGVHSDEAILANKGPTVMNLEERLAATDACRWVTRSVGHAPYVTSLPYITHYGCKYVVHGDDITSDSDGNDCYRFVKEAGRFKVVKRSPGISTTDLVGRMLLCTRTHFIKSLEKKLAGEEGNGTEEERIAEGKAMLERMQLYATDESGKAPGVDVWQWKASREAKAEDGEEEKGVFNQLIEGPGPKPGQRVVYVDGGYDLFSSGHIEFLRKVLLQEEELAREEGWYSEQAVNERKGKGEDYPPAYVVVGVHDDEVINQWKGVNYPIMNIFERGLCVLQCKYINAVVFGAPFTPTESYLCSLPRGLPDAVYHGPTAFIPLTYDPYTAPKAMGIYREVGDHTFAHVNAGEIVQRIMKSRDMYEARQRAKGMKAEVEAAAREREILEEEQRQKEAERA from the exons ATGGCCTCCACTGACCCCACCAACGATGAACTTCACCTTGAGGGTGACCCCGCGCCTGAGCTGCTTGAGGGTCGTATCTGGGTCGATGGCTGCTTTGACTTTTTCCACCACG GCCATGCTGGTGCCATCGTCCAGGCTCGTCAGCTGGGTACTGAGCTCTACGCTGGCGTCCACTCGGATGAGGCCATCCTCGCCAATAAGGGTCCCACTGTCATGAACCTCGAAGAACG TCTCGCGGCCACAGACGCCTGTCGATGGGTAACCCGCTCTGTTGGCCATGCGCCCTACGTCACCTCACTCCCCTACATCACTCACTACGGCTGCAAGTATGTCGTCCACGGCGACGACATCACCTCTGATAGCGATGGAAACGACTGCTACCGTTTCGTCAAGGAGGCGGGTCGGTTCAAGGTTGTTAAGCGCTCTCCTGGTATCTCCACCACCGACCTCGTTGGTCGCATGCTGCTGTGCACCAGGACGCATTTCATCAAGTCtcttgagaagaagctcgcTGGTGAAGAGGGCAACGGCACCGAAGAGGAACGTATCGCTGAAGGAAAGGCTATGCTGGAGCGCATGCAGCTCTACGCCACTGACGAGTCTGGCAAGGCCCCCGGCGTCGATGTCTGGCAATGGAAGGCCTCCAGggaagccaaggccgaggacggtgaagaggaaaagggCGTCTTCAACCAGTTGATCGAGGGACCCGGACCCAAGCCCGGCCAGCGCGTCGTCTACGTCGATGGCGGATACGACCTCTTCTCCAGCGGCCACATCGAGTTTCTCCGAAAGGTGCTtctccaggaggaggagctcgcgCGAGAGGAGGGCTGGTACTCGGAGCAGGCCGTCAATGAgcgcaagggcaagggcgagGACTATCCTCCTGCCTATGTCGTTGTGGGTGTTCATGATgacgaggtcatcaaccAGTGGAAGGGAGTCAACTATCCCATCATGAACATTTTCGAGCGCGGTCTCTGCGTTCTCCAGTGCAAG TACATCAACGCCGTTGTCTTTGGCGCCCCGTTTACCCCCACGGAGAGCTACCTCTGCTCATTACCGCGCGGCCTCCCAGACGCCGTATACCACGGTCCCACAGCCTTCATCCCTCTCACCTACGACCCCTACACGGCGCCCAAGGCCATGGGCATCTACCGCGAAGTCGGCGACCACACCTTCGCGCACGTCAACGCCGGCGAGATTGTCCAGCGCATCATGAAGAGCCGCGACATGTACGAGGCGCGACAGAGGGCCAAGGGCATGAAGGCCGAAGTCGAGGCGGCGGCACGCGAGCGTGAAattctcgaggaggagcagcgtcagaaggaggccgagagagCGTGA
- a CDS encoding Branched-chain-amino-acid aminotransferase gives MAPSAVETQDVNLTAAAIHKKEAAQPAIANGQSNQAPLDASKLTYTYTQNPRAVPDEASAHAGDETIATDHMVLASWHQSTGWAAPELKPYGPLSLMPTASVLHYATECFEGLKVYRGYDGKLRIFRPDRNAARLRMSAGRISLPIFEPSEIEKLMIALLSVDGPKWLPKDQPGNFLYIRPTVIGTAPQLGVAAPKAALLYIIVTFMPRLDAPAGGMRLHTSPDDMVRAWVGGFGYAKVGANYGPSLLATADARTRGYHQILWLYGAQGECTEAGASNFFVIWKRKDGKKEIITAPLDDKLILDGVTRRSCLELARERLGDEYEITERKYHIAEVIEADAEGRIIEAFAAGTAYFICPVSQIHHRGKDINIPMGAEGAPGEVTSKIKGWLGDIMYGRTQHPWGVVIPEKQ, from the exons ATGGCTCCCTCCGCTGTCGAGACCCAGGACGTCAACCTGACggccgccgccatccacaagaaggaggccgctCAGCctgccatcgccaacggCCAGTCCAACCAGGCTCCCCTCGACGCCTCCAAGCTCACCTACACCTACACCCAGAACCCCCGCGCCGTCCCCGATGAGGCCTCTGCCCACGCCGGCGACGAGACCATCGCCACCGACCACATGGTCCTCGCTTCCTGGCACCAGTCCACCGGCTGGGCTGCTCCCGAGCTCAAGCCCTACGGTCCTCTGAGCCTCATGCCTACCGCCTCGGTCCTGCACTACGCTACCGAGTGCTTCGAGGGTCTCAAGGTCTACCGCGGTTACGATGGCAAGCTCCGCATCTTCCGTCCTGACCGCAACGCTGCTCGTCTCCGAATGTCTGCCGGCCGAATCTCCCTCCCCATCTTCGAGCCCTccgagatcgagaagctcaTGATCGCCCTTCTTTCCGTCGATGGCCCCAAGTGGCTCCCCAAGGACCAGCCTGGCAACTTCCTGTACATCCGACCTACCGTCATTGGCACCGCTCCTCAGCTCGGCGTTGCTGCTCCCAAGGCCGCCCTCCTCTACATCATTGTCACTTTCATGCCCCGTCTGGATGCTCCCGCCGGCGGAATGCGACTTCACACCTCTCCCGACGACATGGTCCGCGCCTGGGTCGGTGGCTTCGGCTACGCCAAGGTCGGCGCCAACTACGGCCCTTCCCTGCTGGCCACCGCCGATGCCAGAACTCGCGGCTACCACCAGATTCTCTGGCTTTACGGTGCTCAGGGCGAGTGTACCGAGGCCGGTGCCAGCAACTTCTTCGTCATCTGGAAGcgcaaggacggcaagaaggagatcaTCACTGCTCCTCTCGACGATAAGCTGATCCTCGACGGTGTTACTCGACGAAGCTGCCTCGAGCTGGCCCGCGAGCGATTGGGCGACGAGTACGAGATTACTGAGCGAAAGTACCACATCGCCGAGGTTATCGAGGCCGACGCGGAAGGCCGAATCATTGAGGCTTTCGCTGCTGGTACTGCC TACTTCATCTGCCCCGTCTCCCAGATCCACCACCGTGGCAAGGACATCAACATCCCCATGGGTGCTGAGGGTGCGCCTGGAGAGGTCACCAGCAAGATCAAGGGCTGGCTGGGTGACATCATGTACGGCCGTACCCAGCACCCCTGGGGTGTTGTCATCCCCGAGAAGCAATAA